In Burkholderia lata, the DNA window ACTGCGTCGCGTGCGCGGCTCGCGCTAAGCGCGCATACTCGGCGTCGACGGCCGGCTTCGCGCCGGCCGTTCCGTTTGACCCTTGGAGGCCTGAGTTGGCACACGCAGAACTCGCAGGAAAACACCTCGTTCTCGGCCTGACGGGCGGCATCGCCTGCTACAAGATCGCCGAGCTCACCCGGCTGCTCACGAAGGCCGGCGCGACCGTACAGGTCGCGATGACCGAAGCCGCTACCCAGTTCATCACGCCCGTCACGATGCAGGCGCTGTCGGGCCGGCCCGTCTACACGAGCCAGTGGGACGCGCGCGTCGACAACAACATGGCACACATCGACCTGTCGCGCGAAGCCGATGCAATCGTGATCGCGCCTGCGTCGACGGACTTCCTCGCGAAGCTCGCGCACGGATTCGCGGACGACCTGCTGTCGACGCTGTGCGTCGCGCGCGATTGCCCGCTGCTCGTCGTTCCCGCCATGAACCGCCAGATGTGGCAGAACCCGGCCACGCAGCGCAACGCAGCGCAACTGCGCGCGGACGGCGTGTCGGTGCTCGGCCCGGATTCGGGCGCGCAGGCCTGCGGCGAAGTCGGCGACGGCCGCATGCTCGAACCCGAGGCGATCTACGAAGCGATCGTCGCGCACTTCGCGCCGAAGGTGCTCGCGCACCGGCGCGTGCTGATCACGGCCGGGCCGACGTTCGAACCGCTCGACCCGGTGCGCGGCCTCACGAACCGCTCGAGCGGCAAGATGGGCTTCGCGCTCGCGCGTGCCGCACAGCAAGCCGGCGCCGACGTGCATCTCGTCGCGGGGCCGGTGGCGCTCGACACGCCGTGGGGCGTCTACCGGCAGGACGTGCAGACGGCCCAGCAGATGTACGACGCGGTCATGCATGCTGTCGCCGATGCCGATATCTTCATTGCGGTCGCTGCGGTCGCCGACTGGCGCGCCGCCCAGCCGGCCGAGCACAAGATGAAGAAGACGGCCGACCACAAGGTGCCCGCGCTCGCGTTCGTCGAGAATCCCGACATCCTCGCGTCGGTCGCGGCGCTGCCCGATCCGCCGTTCTGCGTCGGGTTCGCGGCCGAAAGCGGCGACCTCGACGTGCACGGCGACGAGAAGCGCAAGCGCAAGAACGTACCGTTGCTCGTCGGCAACCTCGGCCCGCTGACGTTCGGCCGCGACGACAACGAAGTCGTGCTGTTCGAAGCCGCCGGCCTCACGCGCCTGCCGCGTGCGCCGAAGGACGAACTCGCGCACACGCTCGTCGCGGAAATCGCGAAGCGCCTGCCCGACAACCGCCTGATCTGATCTCCCGCGCGGCAGCGTTGCTGCCGCGCCCTTCCCGCCCCATCCGACGACCGCATGAAACTCGACCTGAAGATTCTCGACGCGCGCATGCGCGACTACCTGCCCGCCTATGCAACCACCGGCAGCGCGGGCCTCGACCTGCGTGCGTGCCTCGATGCACCGGTCACGCTGCAGCCGGGCGAAACGACGCTCGTGCCGACCGGCCTCGCGATCCACCTCGCTGACCCCGGCTACGCGGCGCTGATCCTGCCGCGCTCGGGCCTCGGCCACAAGCACGGCATCGTGCTCGGCAACCTCGTCGGCCTGATCGATTCCGACTACCAGGGCCAGTTGATGATCTCGACGTGGAACCGCGGCCAGACCGAGTTCGTGCTGAATCCGTTCGAGCGGCTCGCCCAGCTCGTGATCGTGCCGGTCGTCCAGGCGCAGTTCAACATCGTCGACGACTTCGCGGAAAGCGATCGTGGCGACGGCGGCTTCGGCAGCACCGGCCGTCACTGAACGGCGCAACAAAAAAGGGGCCTCGCGGCCCCTTTTTCTTTTCCTGCGCCGTCATTCCTCGACGGCTTGCGCGATCCGCACGGGTGTCAGGTCGCGCTGCCGCGATTGAGCCACGATCGCGTAGATCACCATCGCGACCAGCACGCCGAGCAGCACGGCCGACGAACCGATCGTGCCGAGCGCGAGGCCGCCCTTCGCAACCGGCTTCGTCAGCAGATCGCCGACCGTCGCGCCGAACGGGCGCGTGAGCACGAAAGCGGCCCAGAACAGCAGCACACCCGAGATCCGCGTGAAATAGTGCGCCAGCACGATCACCGCGAGCAGCCCGCCGATCAGCAACGCGCCGCCGCCGAAGCCGAGCCCGGAGCTGTCCGCGAGGAAGTCGCCGAGCGCGGTACCGAGCGTGTTGGAAAACAGGATCGCGATCCAGTACAGCAGCTCGACCTTGCGTGTGCGGATCAGGTCGACCGACAGCGATTCGCCGCTGAGGCGCCACACGGCGAAGATCGCCAGCAGGATCGCGACGAGGATCGACGAGCCGGTCGCATAGCCGAGGCCGAGCGTGCGGTCCATGAAGTCGGACATCGTCGTGCCGGCCGTGCTCGTCGCGACGATCACGGCCCAGTAGATCGCCGGGCGATAGCGTGTCGTCCTGAGCTGCGCGCCCAGCGTCACGAGAAAGAAGCCGAACAGCAGGATGGAGCTCACCGCGTAGCCGACATTCAGCGTCATCGACAGCAGGTCGCCGCCGGTTTCGCCGAGCGTCGTCGCGCAGATCTTCATGATCCAGAACGCGAGCGTGATTTCGGGAAGTTTGTTCATTCGAACCCCTTTTGCAGGAAAGCGGCAGGCCGGCGCGGGCCGGCCTGCCTTGCAGACAGGATCGAATGTAGTCGCCGCGGGCTTAACGGAACCTTAGCGACGGGGAAGCGGCGTAGGCGGGGCAGGCCGCGCCGTGGCCATCAACGCGCGTGCTGGTGCCGGTAATGCAGCGCGTACGCGAGCGTGAGCAGCACGGCGAACACGACGCCGACCACCATCGTCATCCGGAATTCCCGCGTGAACGCGGTCGTGAACAGGATCGCCGCGACGAGTCCCGCACCGAGCAGGCTGCCGAACGGGTGTCCCCACATCCGGAACGCGAGCGCGGGGCCGCGATACCGCGAACGGAAGCGCAGGTGCGTGACGAAGATCATCAGCCACGTGAACAGTGCACCGAACATCGCGATCGCCATCATCACGGTGAACGCGGTGTCGGGCGCGAGCGCGACCAGCACGGCCGCCACCGCGACACCGCTCGTCGAGATCCACAGCGCCGCGCGCGGCACGCCGTTCGTGCCGAGCCGGCCGAACACCGCGGGCGCGAGCCGTGCGCGCGACAGGCTGAACATCATCCGCGTCGTCACGTAAAGCTGGCTGTTCATCGCCGACAGCGCCGCGATCAGCAACACGAAGTTGATCACGCCTGCCGCGTAAGGCACGTGGGTCGCGGCCATGACCTTCACGAACGGGCTTTCGTCGGTACCGGCCTGCGTCCACGGCACGATCGCGAGCATCAGCGACAGCGTCAGCAGGTAGAACAGCACGAGCCGGAACACGGTCGAGCGGAACGCGCGCGTGACCGCGTGCTGCGGATCGCGCGCCTCGCCGGCCGCGATCGCGACGGCTTCGATGCTCATGTAACTGAAGATCGCGACGATCACCGCGACCCAGGTGCCCCACGGCCCCTTCGGCATGAAGCCGCCGTGCGCGGTGTAGTTCGCGAAACCGACGCCCGATGCGGCCGGCGCCGACCACACGAGGTATGCGCCGAGCACGATGAACACGACGATCGCCGCAATCTTCAGCAGCGAGAACGCGTATTCGACTGTGCCGTACAGCGTGACGCTCGCGAGATTCACGGCGATCAGCAGCGCGGAGAAGCCGATCACCCAGTACCAGCCGGGCACGGCCGGGAACCAGTACTTCATGAACACGGCGATCGCGCTGATCTCGGTGCCGATCGCGAACACGACCGCGAACCAGTACGCATAGCGCACCAGGAAGCCCGCCAGCGGGCCGACATAGTGCTCGGCATACGCGCCGAACGAGCCGGCCGTCGGATGCGCGACCGTCATTTCCGCCAGCGCGCCCATCAGCAGCAGCGCGATCAACGCGCCGATCGCGTAAGAAACCAGCACGCTCGGGCCGGCGAGCCCGATCGCGAACCCGCTGCCGAGGAACAGCCCCGTGCCGATCGCGCCGCCGATCGCGATCATCGCCATCTGCCCAGACGTCAGCGCATGGCGCAAACCCTGTTCGCGCGCGACGATGTCGTCGAACGACCGTTGTTGTTGTGTCACTGCGTTGCCACTCCCCTGCACCACCATCGCGCCGCCGGCGCCAGATAAAACGAAACGGCGCGGAGAACTTCCCGCGCCGTTCGCATGAACAACGAATTATCGCTTATTCGACTTCGACCGCCTCTTCGTTCGGCTTGTGCGGCGGATTCGCCAGCTTGTCGAACGACAACTGCACCTTGTCGTTTTCGTCGACATCGACCGTCACGTGGCCGCCGTTGACGAGCTTGCCGAACAGCAGCTCGTCGGCCAGCGCGCGCCGGATCGTGTCCTGGATCAGTCGCTGCATCGGCCGCGCGCCCATCAGCGGGTCGAAGCCGTGCTTCGCGAGATGCTTGCGCAACGCGTCGGTGAAGAGCGCGTCGACCTTCTTCTCGTGCAGCTGTTCCTCGAGCTGGATCAGGAACTTGTCGACCACGCGCATGATGATTTCCTCATCGAGCGAGCGGAAGCTGATGATCGAATCCAGGCGGTTGCGGAACTCCGGCGTGAACAGACGCTTGATGTCGGTCATCTCGTCGCCCGTCTCGCGGCGCGTCGTGAAGCCGATCGTCGCCTTCTGCATCGACTCGGCGCCCGCGTTCGTCGTCATGATGATGATGACGTTGCGGAAATCCGCCTTGCGGCCGTTGTTGTCCGTCAGCGTGCCGTGGTCCATCACCTGCAGCAGCACGTTGAAGATGTCCGGATGCGCCTTCTCGATTTCGTCGAGCAGCAGCACGCAGTGCGGCTTCTTCGTGACGGCTTCGGTCAGCAGGCCACCCTGGTCGAACCCGACGTAGCCCGGCGGCGCGCCGATCAGGCGGCTCACCGCGTGACGCTCCATGTATTCCGACATGTCGAAGCGGATCAGCTCGATGCCGAGCGTGAACGCGAGCTGGCGCGCCACTTCGGTCTTGCCGACGCCCGTCGGGCCGGAGAACAGGAACGCACCGATCGGCTTGTCCATCTTGCCGAGGCCCGCGCGCGCCATCTTGATCGAGGCGGCCAGTGCGTCGATCGCCGGATCCTGGCCGAACACGACGCTCTTCAAGTCGCGATCGAGCGTCTGCAGCTTGCTGCGGTCGTCCTGCGACACGCTCTGCGGCGGCACACGCGCGATCTTCGAGATGATTTCCTCGATCTCGCTCTTGCCGATCGTCTTCTTCTGCTTCGACTTCGGCAGGATGCGCTGGGCGGCACCCGCTTCGTCGATCACGTCGATCGCCTTGTCGGGCAAGTGGCGGTCGGTGATGAAGCGCGCCGACAGTTCGGCCGCGGCCGACAGCGCACCCGACGAATACTTGACGCCGTGATGCTCCTCGAAGCGCGACTTCAGCCCACGCAGGATCGCGACCGTCTGCTCGACGGTCGGCTCCGTCACGTCGACCTTCTGGAAGCGCCGCGACAGCGCCGCATCCTTCTCGAAGATGCCGCGATATTCGGTGAACGTGGTCGCGCCGATGCACTTCAGCACGCCCGACGACAGCGCCGGCTTCAGCAGGTTCGACGCATCGAGCGTGCCGCCCGACGCGGCGCCCGCGCCGATCAGCGTATGGATTTCGTCGATGAACAGGATCGCGTGCGGACGCTCCTTCAGCTCCTTCAGCACCGTCTTCAGACGTTGCTCGAAATCGCCGCGATACTTGGTGCCCGCGAGCAGCGCGCCCATGTCGAGCGAGTAGACCTGCGCGTTCGCGAGGATGTCCGGCACTTCGCCGCGCGTAATGCGATAGGCGAGCCCTTCCGCGATCGCGGTCTTGCCGACACCGGCCTCGCCGACGAGCAGCGGATTGTTCTTGCGGCGACGGCACAGCACCTGGACCACGCGCTCGACCTCGGGCTCGCGACCGATCAGCGGATCGATGCGGCCGTCCTTCGCCATCTGGTTCAGGTTCTGCGTGAATTGCGCGAGCGGCGTTTCCTTCTGCGCATTCGCGTCTTCGCTTTCCGCATTCGCATCGGCCGACTTCGCGGCTTCGCCGTTGTTCGTCTTCGCGATGCCGTGCGAAATGAAGTTCACGACATCGAGGCGCGTGACGCCCTGCTGCTGCAGGTAGTACACGGCGTGCGAATCCTTCTCGCCGAAGATCGCGACCAGCACATTCGCGCCGGTCACTTCCTTCTTGCCGTTCGACGTCGACTGGACGTGCATGATCGCGCGCTGGATCACGCGCTGGAAACCCAGCGTCGGCTGGGTATCGACATCGTCGGTGCCCGGGACGGTAGGTGTGTTGTCGTGGATGAAATTGCGCAGGTTCTGACGCAAGTCCTCGATGTTTGCCGCGCACGCGCGCAACACCTCGGCTGCCGTCGGATTATCCAGCAGGGCCAGCAGCAAATGCTCGACCGTAATGAACTCATGGCGCGCCTGGCGTGCTTCCATGAACGCCATGTGCAGGCTGACTTCCAATTCCTGGGCAATCATGCTTCCTCCATCACGCACTGCAGCGGATGCCCGGCCTGCCGCGCATGGGTAACGACTTGCTCAACCTTGGTCGACGCGATGTCCCGCGTATAGACCCCACAAACCCCTCGCCCTTCGCGATGGACCTTCAGCATGATCTGCGTGGCCGTCTCGCGATCCTTCTTGAAATACTCCTGGACCACCATCACGACGAACTCCATCGGCGTGAAGTCGTCGTTCAGCAGCACCACCTTGTACATCGAAGGCGGCTTGAGCTTCTGCTGCTTGCGTTCCAGGACGGTGCTGTCCTGCTTGTCCGGGATAATCGCCATACACCCATTCTAAACAACTCGGACAGGCCCGCAATCCTGCCATTACCCGACCGACCGGCCGGCGCCCTCCCCGGAATCCCGGAACACGCGATCTTCTTCGTGCCATACGAAAGCCGGCTGCGGTGCCGGCTTTCACGCGTGGCGCGGAACACGAACCGTCAGGGGGAACGGCACCGAACGTCGTGTCCGCATCCAGTATCCCACAAGCCGGGACGACTCGAACGCGTGTCACTCGAGCCTGGTATATGAGCCGATTATGCGGCTTTTCAAGACCTCGCGCTTGGCCACGTGCTGCTAAGCAAAGCCGGAAAAACCCTGAAAATGGGTTCTTTACAACGTCCCTCTAAACGTCTAAAAATTCCACTTGACACTCCAATAAAGAGCGCCAACAATCAAGCTGGCACTTTTTTCAATTTGCCAGTTGGCGAAATGAAAGAGGCCGAGGTGAGCTTGTGAGGGGGGAACGGCTGCGTTTTCAGGTCGTTTAGCTTTTCGAGCGTGCTCGTGGTAAGTAGCAGCGACTGTGTGACAGGGGAAGTAGGAAAATGGCAACTGGTATCGTTAAGTGGTTCAACGACGCGAAGGGCTTCGGTTTCATCACTCCCGACGAGGGCGGTGAGGATCTGTTTGCGCACTTCTCGGCTATCACCATGAATGGCTTCAAGACGCTGAAGGAAGGCCAGAAGGTGAGCTTTGACGTCGTTCAAGGACCGAAGGGCAAGCAAGCGTCGAACATCCAGGCCGCATAAGGCACCGGATATCAGACGAAGAAACCCGGCGCATGGTTTGCGCCGGGTTTCTTTATTTGAGGCCGGCCAATCGATTATCGATTGGCCGGCCTTTTCGTTCAATCCCGATAATTGAACACGTATTGTCTTGTCACGCGCGCAGATCAAATACTCATCCGGCGCGTGAAACATAATCGCCACTTCGTTACACGACCTTCAGCGTGCCCATCATGCCGAGATCCTCGTGTTCGAGAATGTGGCAATGAAACATGCGCTCACCCGGCATGTCTTGCGTGACGAGAATCGTCACGGTTTCACCGCTGCGCACGTTCACCGTATCGCGCCATGCGCGGAACGGTTCGCTCGTGCGCGAAGCGCCCGACGCGCGCTCGGTCACCTGGAACTGCGTGCCGTGCAGGTGGAACGGGTGATCCATGTCGGTGCCGTTGCGGATCGTCCAGCGCTCGACGTCGCCCCGGCGGCTCGTCAGCGTCGCGCGATGCGGCGCGTAGGTGTCGCCGTTGATCGTGAAGCGCATGCCCGCCGGACGGCCGTGCGCCGCGCCTTTCATCATCGCCTCCATGTCCATCTCTTCGCCGAACGCGACTTCCTTATGCGCGACCGGTTCGCCCAGTGGCGGCACCGCGCGCAGGGTCGCCGGCAGCGCGCGGGCAGCGGCGGGCACGAATGCGACGTCAGCCAGGGCCAGCGCCGGATCGGGCGGCAGGCTGCCGTGTCCGTCATCGTGCGACATCGACATCTTTCGGCGGTCGTATTCGGCCGCCTGCAGCACGGCGCGCGACGCGCGATCGCCGGCACGCACCAGCAGCTCCGCCCGTTCGCCCGGCGCAATCAGCAGCGACGTGACGCGGCGCGGCGCGTCGAACAGCCCGCCGTCGGTGCCCGCGTGCTCGAACGCGCGGCCGTCGTCGAACGCGATGCGCAGGTAGCGCGCGCTGCATGCGTTCCACACGCGCCAGCGCTCGTCGCCCGCGACGTCGATCCGCGGCCGGCGTGCGCCGTTGACCAGCACGAACTGGCCCTCGCGGCCATTCATCCAGTCCATCATGTCGTTCGGTGCAATCGTGCCGTCGCGTGCAAGCTTCAGGTCCGACACGAACAGGTTGCGCTCGGGCCAGCCTGCCAGCGGATCGTCCGCGGCGCGCACGACGAACGGGCCGGCGAGCCCGCGGAAGACTTGCTCGGCCGTCATCATGTGCGGATGCGGGTGGTACCAGTAGGTACCGGCACTCCCCTTCGGCAACGTGAAGCGGTACACGCGCGACGCGCCGGGCGCGACGGGATCGGAAGGATTGCCGTCCTGGTCAGGCGGCACGGGCAGGCCGTGCCAGTGGATCGTCGACGGCTGCGGCAACTTGTTCACGAACTTGATCTCGACCGTGTCGCCCTCGCGCACGTCGATCAGCGGACCGACGACGGGGCCCTGCGTGCCCGCGCCGAACTGCCAGAACGTGGTCGGCCGTGCGCCGTGCAGCATCGGGCGCGCCACGGGCTGTGCCACCAGCGTGGCCCGGAACGTACCGGGCTCGCGGCTTTCGTTCGCGAGCGTGCGCAGCGCCGCAAGCGGCGCGCCGGCCGGCAGCGCGTCGGCGGCCGCGAGCGCGGCCGGTGCGGACTTGCCGTGCTGCCCATGACCCGCCATCCCTGACATGCCCGACATGCCGGGCATGTCGTCCATCGCGTCCATGCCGGCCATGCCAGCGTGACCCGCATGCTGCGCCCACGCGGCGCGCGCGAACAGCGACGCGGCCGCGACACCGATGGCGCGCGACAGGAAGGTTCTCCGTATCATCAATCGTTCCTCGTTATCCATGCTGGGTCGCGCGGCCGCCGCGATGCCCGCGCCGGCCGGCTGAAGCGCCGATGCGCGACGCAAATCCTGATGCCCGCGTCATCATAACCGCAGGCCCAAATCGAGAAGCGCCGTGGCCGGCCGGGCGGCGATACGCCGCAGGGCTCGACAACGCCCCCCCGATTCGGCATGCATCGACCCGCATCGTCGATCGATGATGCACGGCCCTTCGCGCGCGGCCGAAGCGCCACCCAACCCTGCGCCGAACGGCTCCCCCGCGGTCGCCCTGTGCCTGCCGTTCGACCCCGCCACGACGCCGGTCGCTTCACCGATCCACAAACCCACCAATACTTCACGATGTGGAACAAGTCTCTGCGTTGTAAAAATTCGTGGTGCAGGGCACAAATTTCCCGTTTCGCGATGCCAAAAAACGTTCCGCAATACAAAACGCAAACAATACTTATTTGTTTTTAAAAGAGAATTTTTGTTTAGTGAAGCCGTTCTACATGCACCATCCGGCCGGGTCGCGGACGTAGACTTTGTCCCATGCACTGACGCTTCGCCACGACGTTCGATACGGAACCCGGCGCAAGCAGCCAGTCGGGCCACAGCCGGCCGAACCGGCAGGCGGCACAACAGAATCGCTTGTGATCAGAAAGGGAGAACGGAAATGAAGGGATTTCGCTTTGGTTCAGCGCTCGGGTCGTTCTACATCCTGCCGGGTAACGGCGGCTGGGAAGCGACGTTCGGCAACGCCCTGCTCGGCGCATTCTCGTGCCCCGAAGTGGCAGCCGACCACATCTCCCGCGGCGACTGCGAGCAACTGTCCGAACTGGACACGGCAACGCTCGAAGTGCCGCACGAAATCGCCGAATGGGAAATCGTTCACGTCTGAATGGCAAGCCAGCAACGAAAAACGCCCCGGGCGTCCGGGGCGTTTTTCTTTTGTAGCCGGCGGCAGGCAGCAATGCCCGCCGCACTGGCACACGCATCGGCCCGCGCGATCGCGCGGCCTGCGTCAGGCGACCGCGTCGACGATGCCGTTCAGCGTCGCGCTCGGGCGCATGGCCTGGCTCGTCAGGTCAACGTTCGGACGGTAGTAGCCGCCGATCGCCTGCGCCTTGCCCTGCGCGGCCGCCAGTTCTTCCAGGATGCGCGCTTCGCTGTCGGACAGCGCCTTCGCCACACCTTCGAACTGCGCCTTCAGCGCTGCGTCCTCGGTCTGCTCGGCCAGCGCCTGCGCCCAGTACAGGCACAGGTAGAAGTGGCTGCCGCGGTTGTCGAGGCCGCCGACCTTGCGCGCCGGCGACTTGTTCTCGTCCAGGAACTTGCCGGTCGCCTGGTCGAGCGTCTTCGCGAGCACGACCGCCTTCGGGTTCTGGTAGGCATTGCCAAGGTGTTCGAGCGACGCGGCCAGCGCGAGGAATTCGCCGAGCGAATCCCAGCGCAGGAAGCCTTCCTCGACGAACTGCTGCACGTGCTTCGGCGCCGAACCGCCCGCACCCGTTTCGAACATCCCGCCGCCGGCCATCAGCGGCACGATCGACAGCATCTTCGCGCTGGTGCCGAGTTCCATGATCGGGAACAGGTCGGTCAGGTAGTCGCGCAGGACGTTGCCGGTGACCGAGATCGTGTCCTTGCCCGCACGGATGCGCTCGAGCGAGAAACGCGTCGCGTCGACCGGCGTCATCACGCGGATGTCGAGGCCGTTCGTGTCGTGATCCTTCAGGTAACGCTCGACCTTCGCGATGATCTGCGCGTCGTGCGCGCGCGCCGGATCGAGCCAGAACACGGCCGGTGCGCCGGTCGCGCGTGCGCGGTTGACCGCGAGCTTGACCCAGTCCTGCACCGGTGCGTCCTTCGTCTGGCACATGCGCCAGATGTCGCCCGCTTCCACTGCATGCTCGAGCAGCACGTTGCCCGCTTCGTCGGTGACGCGCACGACGCCGTCTGCCGGGATCTGGAACGTCTTGTCGTGCGAACCGTATTCTTCAGCCGCCTGCGCCATCAGGCCGACGTTCGGCACGCTGCCCATCGTGACCGGATCGAACGCGCCATGCTGCTTGCAGTCCTCGATCACGGCCTGGTAGACACCTGCGTAGCAACGGTCCGGAATCACGGCCTTCGCGTCGTACAGCTGGCCGTCCGGGCCCCACATGCCGCCCGAGTCGCGGATCATCGCCGGCATCGATGCGTCGACGATCACGTCGCTCGGCACGTGCAGGTTCGTGATGCCCTTGTCCGAGTTGACCATCGCCAGGCGCGGACGCACGGCGTATTCCGCCTTGACGTCGGCTTCGATCGCTTCGCGCGTATCGGCCGGCAGGTCCTTCAGGCGTGCGTACAGGTCGCCGATCCCGTTGTTCGGGTTGAAGCCGACCTGCGCCAGCACGTCAGCGTGCTTCGCGAGCACATCGCGGTAGAACACCGACACGAAGTGGCCGAACAGGATCGGGTCCGAGACCTTCATCATGGTCGCCTTCAGGTGCACCGAGAACAGCACGTCCTGGGCCTTCGCATCCGCGATCTGCGCGTCGATGAAGCTGCGCAGCGCATTGCGGCTCATCACCGATGCGTCGATCACTTCACCGGCCTTCACGGCCGTCTTTTCCTTCAGTACCTTCTTCGCGCCGTCGGCCGTCGTGAGTTCGATCTTCACGCTGCCGGCATCGGCGATCAGCACCGACTTCTCGCTGCCGTAGAAGTCGCCTTCGCTCATGTGCGCAACGTGCGCCTTCGACGTGGCCTTCCACGCGCCCATCTTGTGCGGATGCTTGCGTGCGTAATTCTTGACCGACAGCGGCGCGCGGCGGTCGGAGTTGCCTTCGCGCAGCACCGGGTTCACCGCGCTGCCCTTGATCTTGTCGTAGCGGGCCTTGACCGCCTTCTCTTCGTCCGTCGACGGATCTTCCGGATAGGCCGGCAGCTGGAAGCCCTGCGCCTGCAGTTCGGCGATCGCGGCCTTCAGCTGCGGCACCGATGCGCTGATGTTCGGCAGCTTGATGATGTTCGCTTCCGGCTTCAGCGTGAGCTGGCCCAGTTCGGCCAGATCGTCGGAACCCTTCTGCTCGGGCTGCAGGACGTCTGCGAATGCCGCGATGATGCGGCCGGCGAGCGAGATGTCGCGCGTTTCGACGGCGACGCCGGACGAGCGCGTGAAGGCCTTGACGATCGGCAGCAGCGAATAGGTCGCGAGCGCGGGCGCTTCGTCAGTGAGGGTGTAGATGATCTTGGGCGAAGTGGACATGGTCGATGCGTTGCTACGTGAAAATTTGGACTGAGAACGCCGGCGGGTAACCGGCGGGGAGCGACCGGGTCGGTCGCGAAAGGGGCACGCCGGCTCAGCCGGGCGATGGTGTTGCGAGGGCCGTCATGTTCTACCTTGCAGGGCTCCGGGCCGCATCGCGACGCCGCGGCCCGCATGCCGGACCGCCCTGCCAACAAACCTGCCATCCACGAAACGCTCCGGCGCCGGCAGTAGGCGCCGGGGCGGCCGGACATGCGCCGGCCCACCCCGGAAGGGGACTTACATGTTCTCGATCAGCACTTCACCGAAGCCCGAGCACGACACCTGCGTCGCACCTTCCATCAAGCGCGCGAAATCGTACGTGACGCGCTTCTGCAGGATCGACTTCTCCATCGCGGCGATGATCGTGTCGGCCGCTTCCGTCCAGCCGAGGTGGCGCAGCATCATTTCCGCCGACAGGATCTCGGAACCGGGGTTCACGTAATCCTTGCCTGCGTACTTCGGTGCGGTGCCGTGCGTCGCTTCGAACATCGCGACCGAATCCGACAGGTTCGCGCCCGGCGCGATCCCGATGCCGCCGACCTGCGCGGCCAGCGCGTCGGAGATGTAGTCGCCGTTCAGGTTCAGCGTGGCGATCACGTCGTATTCGGCCGGGCGCAGCAGGATCTGCTGCAGGAACGCATCGGCGATCGAATCCTTGATCACGATCTCGTTGCCCGTCTTCGGGTTCTTCACGCGCATCCACGGGCCGCCGTCGATCAGCTCGCCGCCGAATTCCTTCTGTGCAAGCGCGTAGCCGGCGTCACGGAACAGGCCTTCCGTGAACTTCATGATGTTGCCCTTGTGCACCAGCGTGACCGACTTGCGATCGTTGTCGATCGCGTACTGGATCGCCTTGCGCACGAGACGCTCGGTGCCTTCGGTCGACACGGGCTTGACGCCGATCCCCGAGGTTTCCGGGAAGCGGATCTTCTTCACGCCCATCTCGTCCTGCAGGAACTTGATCACCTTCTTCGCCTGCTCGGAGCCCGCGGCCCATTCGATGCCCGCGTAGATGTCTTCCGAGTTCTCGCGGAAGATCACCATGTCGATCTTTTGCGGCTCG includes these proteins:
- the coaBC gene encoding bifunctional phosphopantothenoylcysteine decarboxylase/phosphopantothenate--cysteine ligase CoaBC, producing MAHAELAGKHLVLGLTGGIACYKIAELTRLLTKAGATVQVAMTEAATQFITPVTMQALSGRPVYTSQWDARVDNNMAHIDLSREADAIVIAPASTDFLAKLAHGFADDLLSTLCVARDCPLLVVPAMNRQMWQNPATQRNAAQLRADGVSVLGPDSGAQACGEVGDGRMLEPEAIYEAIVAHFAPKVLAHRRVLITAGPTFEPLDPVRGLTNRSSGKMGFALARAAQQAGADVHLVAGPVALDTPWGVYRQDVQTAQQMYDAVMHAVADADIFIAVAAVADWRAAQPAEHKMKKTADHKVPALAFVENPDILASVAALPDPPFCVGFAAESGDLDVHGDEKRKRKNVPLLVGNLGPLTFGRDDNEVVLFEAAGLTRLPRAPKDELAHTLVAEIAKRLPDNRLI
- a CDS encoding amino acid permease — its product is MTQQQRSFDDIVAREQGLRHALTSGQMAMIAIGGAIGTGLFLGSGFAIGLAGPSVLVSYAIGALIALLLMGALAEMTVAHPTAGSFGAYAEHYVGPLAGFLVRYAYWFAVVFAIGTEISAIAVFMKYWFPAVPGWYWVIGFSALLIAVNLASVTLYGTVEYAFSLLKIAAIVVFIVLGAYLVWSAPAASGVGFANYTAHGGFMPKGPWGTWVAVIVAIFSYMSIEAVAIAAGEARDPQHAVTRAFRSTVFRLVLFYLLTLSLMLAIVPWTQAGTDESPFVKVMAATHVPYAAGVINFVLLIAALSAMNSQLYVTTRMMFSLSRARLAPAVFGRLGTNGVPRAALWISTSGVAVAAVLVALAPDTAFTVMMAIAMFGALFTWLMIFVTHLRFRSRYRGPALAFRMWGHPFGSLLGAGLVAAILFTTAFTREFRMTMVVGVVFAVLLTLAYALHYRHQHAR
- the clpA gene encoding ATP-dependent Clp protease ATP-binding subunit ClpA, which encodes MIAQELEVSLHMAFMEARQARHEFITVEHLLLALLDNPTAAEVLRACAANIEDLRQNLRNFIHDNTPTVPGTDDVDTQPTLGFQRVIQRAIMHVQSTSNGKKEVTGANVLVAIFGEKDSHAVYYLQQQGVTRLDVVNFISHGIAKTNNGEAAKSADANAESEDANAQKETPLAQFTQNLNQMAKDGRIDPLIGREPEVERVVQVLCRRRKNNPLLVGEAGVGKTAIAEGLAYRITRGEVPDILANAQVYSLDMGALLAGTKYRGDFEQRLKTVLKELKERPHAILFIDEIHTLIGAGAASGGTLDASNLLKPALSSGVLKCIGATTFTEYRGIFEKDAALSRRFQKVDVTEPTVEQTVAILRGLKSRFEEHHGVKYSSGALSAAAELSARFITDRHLPDKAIDVIDEAGAAQRILPKSKQKKTIGKSEIEEIISKIARVPPQSVSQDDRSKLQTLDRDLKSVVFGQDPAIDALAASIKMARAGLGKMDKPIGAFLFSGPTGVGKTEVARQLAFTLGIELIRFDMSEYMERHAVSRLIGAPPGYVGFDQGGLLTEAVTKKPHCVLLLDEIEKAHPDIFNVLLQVMDHGTLTDNNGRKADFRNVIIIMTTNAGAESMQKATIGFTTRRETGDEMTDIKRLFTPEFRNRLDSIISFRSLDEEIIMRVVDKFLIQLEEQLHEKKVDALFTDALRKHLAKHGFDPLMGARPMQRLIQDTIRRALADELLFGKLVNGGHVTVDVDENDKVQLSFDKLANPPHKPNEEAVEVE
- a CDS encoding COG4705 family protein; translation: MNKLPEITLAFWIMKICATTLGETGGDLLSMTLNVGYAVSSILLFGFFLVTLGAQLRTTRYRPAIYWAVIVATSTAGTTMSDFMDRTLGLGYATGSSILVAILLAIFAVWRLSGESLSVDLIRTRKVELLYWIAILFSNTLGTALGDFLADSSGLGFGGGALLIGGLLAVIVLAHYFTRISGVLLFWAAFVLTRPFGATVGDLLTKPVAKGGLALGTIGSSAVLLGVLVAMVIYAIVAQSRQRDLTPVRIAQAVEE
- the dut gene encoding dUTP diphosphatase, which gives rise to MKLDLKILDARMRDYLPAYATTGSAGLDLRACLDAPVTLQPGETTLVPTGLAIHLADPGYAALILPRSGLGHKHGIVLGNLVGLIDSDYQGQLMISTWNRGQTEFVLNPFERLAQLVIVPVVQAQFNIVDDFAESDRGDGGFGSTGRH